From a region of the Desulfovibrio sp. genome:
- a CDS encoding pyridoxal phosphate-dependent aminotransferase: protein MSILADSVSGYLEHSSWIRRMFEAGGQLKARFGADNVYDFSLGNPDLPAPPAVVSGLRSFTEHASEPFAFGYMPNGGFVWAREKLAAHLSKEQGVALTANDVLLGCGAAGVLNAFLRAVINPGEEMLGFAPYFVEYGFYVANHGGTFRAVMSKPDTFAPDLAALEEAISPKTRVVLINSPNNPTGVIYSRKDLVALTELLENKSQEYGKPIWLVADEPYRFLAYDNAEVPSVLPLYPYAVVISSFSKNLSLPGERVGFAAVSPLLHEKAELMAGLTLTNRILGFVNPPVVGQHIMAAALGSQVDLGIYAARRKAMGEVLKNAGYEFQMPAGAFYFFPKAPGGDDVAFVNRLVEERVLAVPGTGFGCPGYFRLAFCVDEKVIRNAADGFAKARAEFK, encoded by the coding sequence ATGTCCATTCTTGCAGACAGCGTTTCGGGGTATCTGGAACACTCATCGTGGATCCGGCGCATGTTTGAGGCCGGTGGCCAGCTCAAGGCCCGTTTTGGCGCAGACAATGTTTATGATTTCAGCCTGGGCAACCCCGACCTGCCAGCACCTCCTGCCGTGGTGTCCGGCCTGCGCTCCTTTACCGAACACGCTTCTGAACCCTTTGCCTTTGGCTACATGCCCAACGGCGGTTTTGTGTGGGCGCGAGAAAAACTGGCTGCGCACCTCAGCAAGGAACAGGGCGTGGCCCTCACCGCCAATGACGTTCTGCTGGGCTGCGGTGCCGCCGGTGTGCTCAACGCTTTTTTGCGCGCGGTCATCAATCCCGGCGAAGAAATGCTGGGCTTTGCCCCCTACTTTGTTGAATATGGCTTTTACGTGGCCAATCACGGCGGCACGTTCCGCGCGGTCATGAGCAAGCCCGACACCTTTGCGCCCGACCTCGCGGCGCTTGAGGAAGCCATAAGCCCCAAAACCCGCGTGGTGCTCATCAACTCGCCCAACAATCCCACCGGCGTGATATACAGCCGCAAGGATCTGGTGGCGCTGACCGAACTGCTCGAAAACAAGAGTCAGGAATACGGCAAGCCCATCTGGCTGGTGGCCGACGAGCCCTACCGTTTTCTGGCCTATGACAACGCTGAAGTTCCTTCGGTGCTGCCCCTCTACCCTTACGCGGTGGTCATCAGTTCGTTCTCCAAAAATCTTTCGCTACCGGGCGAACGCGTGGGCTTTGCCGCAGTGTCGCCCCTGTTGCACGAAAAGGCCGAGCTCATGGCTGGCCTTACCCTCACCAACCGCATTCTCGGTTTCGTGAACCCGCCCGTGGTAGGCCAGCACATCATGGCCGCCGCTCTGGGCAGCCAGGTTGACCTGGGCATCTACGCAGCCCGCCGCAAGGCCATGGGCGAAGTGCTCAAAAATGCCGGTTACGAATTCCAGATGCCTGCGGGCGCTTTCTATTTCTTCCCCAAGGCTCCCGGCGGCGACGATGTGGCCTTTGTGAACAGGCTGGTTGAAGAACGCGTGCTGGCCGTGCCCGGTACCGGCTTTGGCTGCCCCGGCTACTTCCGCCTTGCCTTCTGCGTGGACGAAAAGGTCATTCGCAATGCCGCCGACGGCTTTGCCAAGGCCCGCGCCGAGTTCAAGTAA
- a CDS encoding flagellar hook-basal body complex protein has translation MNSSLYIGATGMKTLGDGMNVISNNIANVSTIGYKEQTALFSDVFYAQQGSIGDWWGAQTNSRVALGQVGQGVQMDAVLTRYGQGALESSNTVTDMAISGKGFFQVTDKNGDAYYTRAGDFRPDNSGVLRTPAGMALMGYKYAEDGTKGGLAQVTIDRFAKMPAKATTALDLRLNVAQAKDTAVDATNPYFSLVGQYNAANTPPISSSGYGYAQSVTLYGADGTAHNATIYFDGAPSTGTGTTAEYLIASDADTSGGTAQALMAGTLSFNAKGELTGMSAYTPTTAGSTNLADWNAATLSSTGLPQMTFNGSPVTLNLGISATGGWQNTPGTAASVGTDPTALASMGNSYTRATDATTNYTASSPVMRSKNQDGYAAGTLNNISISEDGTVVGKFSNNKSMNLWQIPVCRFTSEDGLRREGNNVFSATEDSGQMQMGVAGTENYGKVNAYNIENSNVDMSKEMVNMIINQRGFQSNSKVVTTADQMLQKAMELKRS, from the coding sequence ATGAACTCATCATTGTACATCGGTGCCACTGGCATGAAGACCTTGGGTGACGGCATGAACGTCATCTCAAACAACATCGCCAACGTGAGTACCATCGGTTACAAAGAGCAGACCGCTCTGTTCTCTGACGTTTTTTATGCGCAGCAGGGCAGCATTGGCGACTGGTGGGGAGCGCAGACCAATTCGCGTGTGGCTCTCGGCCAGGTGGGTCAGGGTGTGCAGATGGACGCCGTGCTTACCAGATACGGTCAGGGAGCGCTTGAGTCTTCCAACACCGTCACGGATATGGCCATCAGCGGCAAGGGATTCTTTCAGGTAACCGACAAGAATGGTGACGCGTATTATACCCGCGCGGGCGACTTTCGCCCTGACAACTCAGGCGTATTGCGTACGCCGGCGGGCATGGCCCTTATGGGCTACAAGTATGCGGAAGACGGCACCAAGGGCGGTCTGGCTCAGGTTACCATAGACAGATTTGCCAAAATGCCGGCCAAGGCCACCACGGCTTTGGATCTGCGGCTGAACGTCGCGCAGGCCAAGGACACTGCCGTTGACGCCACCAACCCGTATTTCAGCCTTGTCGGCCAGTACAATGCCGCCAATACGCCGCCCATCAGCAGCTCCGGCTACGGATATGCCCAAAGCGTAACCCTGTACGGAGCCGACGGCACGGCCCACAACGCCACCATCTATTTTGACGGCGCGCCCTCCACCGGCACGGGCACCACTGCGGAATACCTCATCGCCTCTGACGCAGACACAAGCGGCGGCACGGCCCAGGCCCTCATGGCGGGAACCCTGAGTTTCAACGCCAAAGGCGAGCTCACGGGCATGTCGGCCTACACGCCAACCACCGCAGGCAGCACAAATCTTGCCGACTGGAACGCGGCCACGCTTTCTTCCACAGGTCTGCCGCAAATGACCTTTAACGGCTCGCCCGTCACCCTGAACCTGGGCATCTCTGCCACAGGCGGCTGGCAAAACACGCCTGGCACGGCTGCCAGCGTGGGCACAGACCCCACCGCTCTTGCAAGCATGGGCAATTCCTATACCCGCGCCACAGACGCCACCACAAACTACACCGCTTCCTCACCGGTTATGCGCTCCAAAAATCAGGACGGATACGCCGCTGGCACGCTGAACAACATCAGCATCAGTGAAGACGGCACTGTTGTGGGCAAGTTTTCCAATAACAAGAGCATGAACCTGTGGCAGATACCTGTGTGCCGTTTTACCAGCGAAGACGGCCTGCGGCGGGAAGGAAACAATGTTTTTTCTGCCACTGAAGATTCGGGACAAATGCAGATGGGCGTGGCCGGAACGGAAAATTACGGCAAGGTCAATGCCTACAACATTGAAAATTCCAACGTGGACATGTCCAAGGAAATGGTCAACATGATCATCAACCAGCGGGGCTTCCAGTCCAACAGCAAGGTTGTGACCACTGCTGACCAGATGCTGCAAAAGGCCATGGAGCTCAAGCGCTCATAA
- a CDS encoding 3-phosphoshikimate 1-carboxyvinyltransferase gives MTDNSNDSRAPRDKREGQGPRAPRSPRNSHDTGDSRARKPLREVVCEIDRDILRLLLRRNNLLERMRGDKPRLDSAEEKNIRESWEAAVSHISRDARLSGHFFSLMQEVEFQPRPASARNDADEAGDNGGAALKEPPRTAFNLAPPAKHVRLRMPAPLACRATRAWLMLAASTGQPLHLAPGLMNDPIVDCVKMLNQAGASLTREDEGVSARPAAPLGAADKVIHTGDSAWNFFMLLGHYLGRPSRAKFTGDSSLKLADFSAVRHFLPALGARLVHVVPKSDGLPARLECSGILPDSVKLPADVPAELAEGILLAAPGYERAITLDLSSHPDHRLIVARVVPILRAAGADVQTEGAKVRVNPGPLSLPARPESSMEAELALFLLALPLALGGEAHLGGQWPALPAAEAGWDLLKQLGLDLRYEAGKEGGEVCATASAPLKQYAKGDLPAGFPAAWAPLPLALAACAALRGEKTNLPTLPSGTDRTTVESFLSAVGLELDENSRLCKKEQSGLKPGWNAPDPVWAMALALAACASPHQKLGNPGIMTGLYPPFWALYNTLPEPAIRRSAAPEAPAAAPRRRIITGAVAVPPELKDEDDY, from the coding sequence ATGACCGACAACTCCAACGATTCCCGCGCACCACGTGATAAGCGCGAAGGACAGGGCCCACGCGCCCCGCGCAGCCCGCGCAATAGCCATGACACCGGCGATTCGCGCGCCCGCAAGCCGCTGCGCGAAGTGGTTTGCGAAATAGACCGCGACATTCTGCGCCTGCTGCTGCGCCGCAACAACCTTCTTGAGCGCATGCGCGGCGACAAGCCCCGGCTCGACTCTGCCGAAGAAAAAAACATTCGCGAATCGTGGGAGGCCGCTGTTTCCCACATCAGCCGCGATGCGCGCCTTTCCGGCCACTTTTTTTCGCTTATGCAGGAAGTGGAATTTCAGCCCCGCCCAGCCTCTGCGCGTAACGACGCAGACGAGGCCGGTGACAATGGCGGCGCTGCTTTGAAGGAACCACCGCGCACGGCCTTTAACCTTGCGCCGCCAGCCAAGCATGTGCGTTTGCGCATGCCCGCACCCCTGGCCTGCCGCGCCACCCGCGCATGGCTGATGCTGGCCGCCTCCACGGGCCAACCGCTGCATCTGGCGCCCGGCCTCATGAACGACCCCATTGTGGACTGCGTAAAAATGCTCAACCAGGCCGGAGCCTCGCTTACCCGCGAGGATGAAGGCGTCTCCGCCCGTCCGGCGGCCCCGCTGGGTGCGGCCGACAAGGTTATCCACACCGGCGACAGCGCCTGGAACTTCTTTATGCTGCTGGGCCACTACCTTGGCCGCCCCTCGCGCGCCAAGTTCACCGGCGATTCCAGCCTGAAACTGGCCGATTTCTCTGCCGTGCGGCACTTTTTGCCCGCTCTGGGTGCGCGCCTTGTGCACGTTGTTCCCAAAAGCGACGGCCTGCCCGCACGCCTTGAATGCTCCGGCATTCTGCCCGACTCCGTAAAGCTGCCCGCCGATGTGCCCGCCGAACTGGCCGAGGGCATTCTGCTGGCGGCCCCCGGTTACGAGCGGGCCATTACCCTTGACCTTTCCTCGCACCCTGATCACAGGCTCATCGTGGCCCGCGTGGTGCCCATTTTGCGCGCAGCTGGCGCGGATGTGCAGACCGAGGGCGCAAAAGTGCGCGTAAACCCCGGCCCGCTCAGCCTGCCCGCCAGACCTGAAAGCAGCATGGAAGCCGAGCTGGCGCTCTTTTTGCTGGCCCTGCCGCTGGCCCTTGGCGGCGAGGCCCATCTGGGCGGCCAGTGGCCTGCCCTGCCCGCCGCAGAAGCTGGCTGGGACCTGCTCAAACAGCTCGGCCTTGACCTGCGCTACGAGGCTGGCAAGGAAGGCGGCGAGGTCTGCGCCACCGCTTCTGCGCCGCTCAAGCAGTATGCCAAGGGCGACCTGCCCGCTGGTTTCCCCGCTGCGTGGGCGCCCCTGCCGCTGGCTTTGGCCGCCTGTGCCGCCCTGCGCGGCGAGAAGACCAACCTGCCCACGCTGCCCAGCGGAACCGACAGAACTACGGTAGAAAGTTTTCTTTCTGCTGTGGGTCTCGAATTGGATGAAAACAGCCGCTTGTGCAAAAAAGAACAATCCGGCCTCAAGCCGGGCTGGAACGCACCCGATCCGGTGTGGGCAATGGCCCTTGCCCTTGCCGCATGCGCAAGCCCACACCAGAAGCTGGGCAACCCCGGCATCATGACCGGTCTCTACCCCCCCTTCTGGGCTCTGTACAATACGCTGCCCGAACCGGCCATTCGCCGTTCCGCCGCGCCGGAAGCCCCCGCTGCCGCGCCCCGGCGTCGCATCATCACCGGTGCTGTGGCTGTGCCCCCCGAGCTCAAAGACGAAGACGATTATTAG
- a CDS encoding shikimate dehydrogenase: protein MSAAASPATGTALYGVIGWPLSQSLSPLLHNTGFAALDIDALYMKWEVPPQKLPVFVESVRLLNIRGCSVTIPHKVELLPLLDEVSPLARRVGAANTIYWKGENLCGENTDVAGFMAPLANVPLAGADVLLLGAGGAARAVAAGLVETVQQRPARIFVTTPSDKSHLSLAEEFGLTPLLWKDRHEPSPLLVINTTPLGMRGKAEEETPYDFSLSAPLAPTSAAQATPLAYDIVYNPLETRFLREARAAGRRCISGLEMFFGQGDAQFRLWTGQGLPPESRSALEAALGQQSR from the coding sequence ATGAGCGCAGCCGCTTCCCCTGCAACCGGCACGGCCCTTTATGGCGTCATCGGTTGGCCCTTGAGCCAAAGCCTTTCGCCCCTGCTGCACAATACGGGTTTTGCAGCTCTCGACATCGATGCCCTGTACATGAAGTGGGAAGTGCCCCCCCAGAAGCTGCCCGTCTTTGTGGAAAGCGTGCGCCTGCTCAACATTCGCGGCTGTTCCGTTACCATTCCCCACAAGGTGGAGTTGCTCCCCCTGCTGGACGAGGTGAGCCCGCTGGCCAGACGCGTGGGCGCGGCCAATACCATCTACTGGAAAGGCGAGAACCTGTGCGGTGAAAACACCGATGTGGCGGGTTTTATGGCCCCACTCGCCAACGTGCCCCTTGCTGGCGCGGATGTGCTGCTGCTGGGAGCTGGCGGTGCGGCACGGGCCGTTGCAGCTGGCCTTGTGGAGACGGTGCAGCAACGCCCTGCCAGAATTTTTGTGACCACGCCTTCCGACAAATCGCACCTGTCGCTGGCCGAAGAATTTGGCCTTACCCCCCTGCTGTGGAAAGACCGCCACGAACCTTCGCCCCTGCTGGTCATCAACACCACCCCCCTTGGCATGCGTGGCAAGGCCGAGGAAGAGACCCCCTACGATTTTTCGCTCTCCGCGCCCCTTGCACCCACAAGTGCTGCCCAAGCAACACCCCTCGCTTACGACATCGTGTACAACCCGCTTGAAACACGTTTTTTGCGTGAGGCACGTGCCGCTGGCCGCCGCTGCATTTCGGGGCTGGAGATGTTTTTTGGTCAGGGCGATGCACAGTTCCGCCTGTGGACAGGGCAAGGCCTGCCGCCAGAGTCGCGCAGTGCCCTTGAGGCTGCCCTGGGGCAGCAGTCACGTTAA
- the aroQ gene encoding type II 3-dehydroquinate dehydratase gives MRILVLHGVNLNMFGKRDPSQYGTATLADIDAALKKLAKELDVTVECFQTNHEGEMVERIHKALGEGINAVVINAGAWTHYSYALADALAILPVPVVEVHMSNVHAREAFRHHSVLAPVCAGSVCGFGVESYLLGLRAAQTLVIKDAK, from the coding sequence ATGCGAATTCTTGTGCTGCACGGCGTCAACCTGAACATGTTCGGCAAACGCGATCCTTCACAGTACGGAACAGCAACACTGGCAGACATTGATGCCGCGCTGAAAAAGCTAGCAAAAGAGCTGGACGTGACTGTTGAATGCTTTCAGACCAACCACGAAGGCGAGATGGTTGAACGCATTCACAAAGCCCTGGGCGAAGGCATAAACGCCGTTGTCATCAATGCGGGCGCGTGGACGCACTACAGCTACGCGCTGGCAGACGCGCTGGCCATACTGCCCGTGCCCGTGGTTGAGGTGCACATGTCCAATGTCCATGCGCGCGAGGCATTCAGACACCATTCGGTGCTGGCCCCGGTGTGTGCGGGCAGCGTGTGCGGCTTTGGCGTAGAAAGTTATCTTTTGGGTTTGCGGGCAGCCCAAACGCTTGTGATAAAAGACGCAAAATAA
- the aprA gene encoding adenylyl-sulfate reductase subunit alpha, which yields MPMIPVKEATKGVAIAEPEVKEHAVDLLIVGGGMGSCGTAFEAVRWGDKHGLKIMLVDKATLERSGAVAQGLSAINTYLGDNDADDYVRMVRTDLMGLVREDLIFDCGRHVDDSVHLFEDWGLPCWIKGDDGHNLNGAAAKAAGKSLRKGDAPVRSGRWQIMINGESYKCIVAEAAKNALGEDRIMERIFIVKLLLDKNTPNRIAGAVGFNLRANEVHIFKANTIMVAAGGAVNVYRPRSTGEGMGRAWYPVWNAGSTYTMCAQVGAEMTMMENRFVPARFKDGYGPVGAWFLLFKAKATNSKGEDYCATNRAMLKPYEDRGYAKGHVIPTCLRNHMMLREMREGRGPIYMDTKTALQTTFATLNEEQQKDLESEAWEDFLDMCVGQANLWACTNTAPEERGSEIMPTEPYLLGSHSGCCGIWVSGPDEAWVPEDYKVKASNGKVYNRMTTVEGLFTCADGVGASGHKFSSGSHAEGRIAGKQMVRWCLDHKDFKPEFAETAEELKKLVYRPFYNFEEGKAASTDPVVNPNYITPKNFMMRLVKCTDEYGGGVSTYYTTSKALLDTGFNLLAMMEEDSFKLAARDLHELLRCWENYHRLWTVRLHMQHISFREESRYPGFYYRADFMGLDDDAWKCFVNSKYNPATGETKIFKKPYYQIIPD from the coding sequence ATGCCAATGATTCCCGTCAAGGAAGCGACGAAGGGTGTGGCCATTGCCGAGCCTGAAGTGAAAGAACATGCTGTTGACCTGCTGATCGTGGGTGGTGGCATGGGTTCCTGCGGCACCGCTTTTGAAGCAGTGCGCTGGGGCGACAAGCACGGCCTGAAGATTATGCTGGTTGACAAAGCCACCCTCGAACGCTCCGGCGCCGTGGCTCAGGGTCTTTCCGCCATCAACACCTACCTGGGTGATAACGACGCCGATGACTACGTCCGCATGGTCCGTACCGACCTTATGGGCCTGGTTCGCGAAGACCTTATCTTCGACTGCGGCCGTCACGTTGACGATTCCGTGCATCTGTTCGAAGATTGGGGCCTTCCCTGCTGGATCAAGGGCGACGACGGTCACAACCTGAACGGCGCTGCCGCCAAGGCCGCTGGCAAGAGCCTGCGCAAGGGCGATGCCCCTGTGCGTTCCGGCCGCTGGCAGATCATGATCAACGGTGAATCCTACAAGTGCATCGTGGCCGAAGCTGCCAAGAATGCCCTGGGTGAAGACCGCATCATGGAACGTATTTTCATCGTGAAGCTGCTTCTCGATAAGAATACCCCCAACCGCATCGCTGGCGCCGTGGGCTTCAACCTGCGCGCTAACGAAGTGCACATCTTCAAAGCCAACACCATCATGGTGGCCGCTGGCGGTGCCGTTAACGTGTACCGTCCCCGCTCCACCGGTGAAGGCATGGGCCGCGCTTGGTACCCCGTGTGGAACGCCGGTTCGACCTACACCATGTGCGCTCAGGTTGGCGCTGAAATGACCATGATGGAAAACCGCTTCGTGCCCGCCCGCTTCAAGGACGGTTACGGCCCCGTGGGTGCGTGGTTCCTCCTGTTCAAGGCCAAAGCCACCAACTCCAAGGGTGAAGATTACTGCGCCACCAACCGCGCCATGCTGAAGCCTTACGAAGATCGCGGCTACGCCAAGGGCCATGTCATTCCGACCTGCCTGCGTAACCACATGATGCTTCGTGAAATGCGCGAAGGCCGCGGCCCCATCTACATGGACACCAAGACCGCCCTGCAGACCACCTTCGCTACCCTTAACGAAGAACAGCAGAAGGATCTTGAATCCGAAGCTTGGGAAGACTTCCTCGACATGTGCGTGGGCCAGGCCAACCTTTGGGCCTGCACCAACACCGCACCTGAAGAACGCGGCTCCGAAATCATGCCCACCGAACCCTACCTGCTCGGCTCCCACTCCGGTTGCTGCGGCATCTGGGTTTCCGGTCCCGACGAAGCTTGGGTGCCCGAAGACTACAAAGTGAAAGCTTCCAACGGTAAGGTCTACAACCGCATGACCACCGTTGAAGGCCTCTTCACCTGCGCCGACGGCGTGGGCGCTTCCGGCCACAAGTTCTCCTCCGGTTCGCATGCTGAAGGCCGTATCGCTGGCAAGCAGATGGTTCGCTGGTGCCTCGATCACAAGGACTTCAAGCCTGAGTTCGCTGAAACCGCCGAAGAACTGAAGAAGCTCGTTTACCGTCCCTTCTACAACTTTGAAGAAGGCAAGGCCGCTTCTACCGATCCCGTGGTGAACCCGAACTACATCACGCCCAAGAACTTCATGATGCGTCTCGTGAAGTGCACCGACGAATACGGCGGTGGCGTGAGCACGTACTACACCACCTCGAAGGCTCTGCTCGACACCGGCTTCAACCTGCTTGCCATGATGGAAGAAGACTCCTTCAAGCTGGCCGCCCGTGACCTGCACGAACTGCTTCGCTGCTGGGAAAACTACCATCGTCTGTGGACGGTGCGCCTGCACATGCAGCACATCTCCTTCCGTGAAGAATCCCGCTACCCCGGCTTCTACTACCGTGCGGACTTCATGGGCCTGGACGACGACGCTTGGAAGTGCTTCGTGAACTCGAAGTACAATCCCGCCACCGGCGAGACCAAGATCTTCAAGAAGCCCTACTACCAGATCATCCCCGACTAG
- the aprB gene encoding adenylyl-sulfate reductase subunit beta: MPTFVDPSKCDGCKGGEKTACMYICPNDLMILDSEEMKAYNQEPEACWECYSCVKICPQGAITARPYADFAPMGGTCIPMRSADSIMWTVKFRNGNVKRFKFPIRTTPEGSIKPFEGHPEGANIEDELLFTETALVAPKTALGKKFDVKDAGKSFTCMEHGR; the protein is encoded by the coding sequence ATGCCGACGTTTGTCGATCCGTCCAAGTGCGACGGCTGCAAGGGTGGCGAAAAGACGGCCTGCATGTACATTTGCCCTAACGACCTCATGATCCTGGATTCTGAGGAAATGAAGGCTTACAATCAGGAACCCGAAGCCTGCTGGGAATGCTATTCCTGCGTTAAAATCTGCCCCCAGGGCGCCATCACGGCTCGCCCCTACGCAGACTTTGCTCCCATGGGCGGTACCTGTATCCCCATGCGCTCGGCCGACTCCATCATGTGGACGGTTAAGTTCCGCAATGGCAACGTGAAACGTTTCAAGTTCCCCATCCGCACTACGCCGGAAGGTTCCATCAAGCCCTTCGAAGGTCATCCTGAAGGCGCCAACATCGAAGATGAACTGCTGTTCACCGAGACTGCCTTGGTCGCTCCCAAGACCGCCCTTGGCAAGAAGTTCGATGTTAAGGACGCTGGTAAGTCCTTCACCTGCATGGAACACGGCCGCTAG
- a CDS encoding CoB--CoM heterodisulfide reductase iron-sulfur subunit B family protein, with amino-acid sequence MNFAYYPGCSARGSSKDYEMSTQAVCKALDMRLVDIPDWNCCGSTPAHAVDTELSAALCVRNLDIAAQQKAEVLLTPCPSCLSNLRLASKRMENPAFRSRVDELLDGPSAKQFPPVTSVMQGIAAQMDMGAIAGRVRQSLKGLKLVAYYGCLMSRPAEVMNFGDPENPTLMEEMMSACGAEMLDFPLKTACCGASFGIPERPMTAKNSGRILELATRLGADAVVVACPLCQMNLDLRQDQASAAMDTRFRMPVLYFTQMMGIAFDLPEEELGLNKLCVSPNGLMRKLDELRRAEGGR; translated from the coding sequence ATGAATTTCGCCTACTACCCCGGCTGCTCTGCCAGAGGTTCATCCAAAGATTACGAAATGTCCACCCAGGCTGTGTGCAAAGCCCTGGACATGAGGCTTGTGGATATTCCCGACTGGAACTGCTGTGGCTCTACCCCGGCCCACGCGGTGGACACGGAGCTTTCGGCTGCGTTGTGCGTACGCAATCTTGATATCGCCGCCCAGCAAAAGGCCGAGGTTCTGCTGACCCCCTGCCCCAGCTGTCTTTCAAACCTGCGCCTGGCTTCCAAGCGTATGGAAAACCCCGCATTCCGCAGCCGCGTTGACGAACTGCTCGACGGCCCTTCGGCCAAACAGTTTCCGCCTGTCACCTCCGTCATGCAGGGCATTGCCGCACAGATGGATATGGGCGCTATTGCAGGCCGCGTACGCCAGAGCCTCAAGGGGCTCAAGCTTGTGGCCTACTACGGCTGCCTCATGAGCCGCCCGGCCGAAGTGATGAACTTCGGCGACCCCGAAAACCCCACGCTCATGGAAGAAATGATGTCGGCCTGCGGGGCGGAGATGCTTGATTTTCCGCTCAAGACAGCCTGCTGCGGCGCATCGTTCGGCATTCCCGAGCGGCCCATGACGGCCAAGAATTCGGGCCGCATCCTTGAGCTGGCCACCCGCCTTGGCGCTGACGCCGTTGTGGTGGCTTGCCCGCTCTGCCAGATGAACCTCGACCTGCGTCAGGATCAGGCCAGCGCGGCCATGGATACCAGGTTCCGCATGCCGGTGCTCTACTTTACCCAGATGATGGGCATTGCCTTTGATCTGCCCGAGGAAGAGCTGGGCCTGAACAAGCTGTGCGTGAGCCCCAACGGCCTTATGCGCAAGCTCGACGAACTGCGCCGCGCTGAAGGAGGCAGGTAA
- a CDS encoding MbtF, whose translation MRFEFLGKARVVLVPVLLAAALLPACASKETQEVPDGMAVTVTLRDVHRCSRISPEIQVAQTPANTDYYDVRLMELTSDSQEMFLGGGNWTNDGSGVIPEGGLTRHYRGPCPPSGQSRDYVFVVSAMSRQSMQPISVRLFRFTQE comes from the coding sequence ATGCGTTTTGAATTTTTAGGCAAAGCCCGGGTCGTGCTTGTTCCTGTGCTGTTGGCAGCGGCACTGTTGCCTGCTTGCGCCTCCAAGGAGACGCAGGAAGTTCCTGACGGCATGGCCGTTACTGTTACCCTGCGCGATGTCCATCGGTGCTCACGCATCTCGCCTGAAATTCAGGTGGCCCAAACTCCAGCCAACACCGATTACTATGACGTGCGGTTGATGGAGCTTACCAGCGATTCCCAGGAAATGTTTCTGGGCGGCGGCAACTGGACCAACGATGGCTCTGGCGTTATTCCGGAAGGTGGCCTGACCCGTCACTACCGTGGCCCCTGTCCGCCCAGCGGCCAGAGCAGGGATTATGTTTTTGTTGTGTCGGCCATGAGCCGGCAGAGCATGCAGCCTATTTCCGTGCGTCTTTTCCGTTTCACCCAGGAATAA
- a CDS encoding rhodanese-like domain-containing protein codes for MMQSPFAKTPHGLLRGFVAAFACLLLLVAVQVSAKDISVKEAAALLQNPPQGLTIVDVRTPAEFREGHIAGAVNMDFFGADFESQVLTLPKDKPVLLYCRTGNRSAGAYDTMTKEGLTNILHMNQGITAWQQAGLPVQK; via the coding sequence ATGATGCAATCACCGTTTGCAAAAACACCCCACGGGCTGCTCCGTGGTTTTGTTGCGGCCTTTGCCTGCCTTCTTTTACTGGTGGCCGTTCAGGTTTCCGCCAAGGATATCAGCGTCAAGGAAGCAGCGGCTCTGTTGCAGAACCCGCCGCAGGGCCTGACCATTGTGGACGTGCGCACCCCGGCTGAATTTCGCGAGGGGCACATTGCTGGCGCTGTAAACATGGATTTTTTCGGTGCGGACTTTGAATCGCAGGTACTCACACTGCCCAAGGACAAGCCCGTACTGCTGTACTGCCGCACGGGCAATCGGTCTGCTGGTGCATACGATACCATGACAAAAGAAGGTCTTACCAATATTCTGCACATGAATCAGGGCATCACCGCATGGCAGCAGGCCGGTTTGCCCGTGCAAAAATAG